The Halioglobus maricola genome segment GAGCGTGACAGGTAGCGCGCGACCAGCTCACGATTTTCTTGCAGGTCGTCGACAGCGAGAATGAACCCCGGATCGCTGGCGATGGATCGTTGCTCGGGAATCGGGTTTTGCTCGCCGGGCTCATCGTTGTGGGCAGTGTGCACTGCACTTAACAGGCGGGACAGGGCGGCGTCCAGTTCTGTGTGCTCGGCGCCGAGGTCCTCGCGCAATAGTTCGGCGTAGCCGCGGATCGCTGTCAGTACATTCATCAGGTCGTGACGATTGACCTCGGGGGCAGCGAGTTGGGTGTTCAGGCGATCGGCGCCGTCGAAGAGGTGGGCGAAATCATCCTGAGCTTCGCTGGTGAGGCCGTCCTGTAATCGTTTGTAATGTTCACGCAAGTCCGCCATTGCGCGCAACAGGTGATCACTCCACTGGGTGCTGGTCTGACTCGAGCCGTTGCTCACAGGCGGTCCTTCGGTTGCTGAGTTTTTAGTATAAATTGTGAATGCCATTGAGGAAACGGGATTTTCGCTCGTTACATAAGAGTTGCCGGTGTGTTTTTTCGGCAGTAATGGTGCGCTTTTGCAAAACTTTGGGTTACTATTGTCCGCATAGCTTTAAGGGACAAGCTAAGCAAGGAATTGGGTAAGCAATGTTGCAGCAAGTAGAAATCTTTCAGGGGCTCTCAGTGGAAGAGCTGGAGGCGCTCGCTGCGAGCAGCACCAGCCGGTCCTTCCCCAAGAATACCGTCGTTATTCATGAGAACGATCCGGCCGACTCTCTGTTCGTGATCGAGAGCGGCAAGGTCAAGGTTTACTGCTCCGACAAAAACGGCAAAGAGTTCATCATGAACACCCAGGGTGCCGGCGACTATTTCGGTGAGCTGGCTCTGCTGGATGACTCTACCCGTTCCGCCTCGGTGCGCACTGTCGAAAAATCTTCCTTCTGCATTATCTACAAGGAAGACTTCAATCGCGTTTTGGACGAGCATCCCAATATAGGCCGCCAGCTGGTCAAGAACCTGGCTGCCCGTGTGCGCAAGCTCACCGCTGACGTGAAGAGCCTGGCACTGCAAGACGTCTACGGCCGTGTCGCTAATGTGCTCATGGACCTGTCTGAAGAGCGCGGCGATGGCACGCTGTATATCCCCGAGAAGCTCACTCAACAGGATATAGCAGACCGCGTGGGTGCCTCCCGCGAGATGGTAGCCCGCATTCTCAAGGACCTCACCATCGGTGAGTACATCCGCTTTGAAGGGCGCCACATTATCATCAACACCCGGTTACCTGCTAAGTACTAACTTTTCAGAATTGCTGAAAGCCCCGATCTGGTTCAGGTTGGGGCTTTTTTGTTTCCGGTCTTCTGTAGCCGGTGCCAGAGGCAGGTGAACTTTTTCGCAACCTCCATATGCCCATCGCTGGAAATTGTCGACTAGGAGTCCTCAGGCAGAACTGAGTCGACAGTAACCTCAAGGTGCCCTGACGCAAGTCGCGTCGTAAGCGAGCTACCAGGATTGACAGAGGAAGCGTCAGTGATGACCTTGCCGTCGGGATCGGTCACGATCGCATAGCCGCGCGCCAGGGTGGCAAGCGGGCTGAGAGAGTCGAGCATCTGCGCCAGATGAGCCAGTTGGCTGCGGGCATTGGTGAGCCTGGCCTGCATGGCGCCTTCAAGGCGCTGCTGGTTTGTGGTCAGATCCCTCTGCAACTGCTGGATTCTGGGCAAAGGGGATCGGGCGTGAAGGCGGGACTCCAGAAGGGCAAGCTCGTTTTGTTTGCGAGCCAGCAGGTTCTTCTGGGCCAGGATCAGACGTTGCTCCAGATCGTCCAGGCGCTGGGACTGTTCGCGCAATTGGGCGCCCGGGTGTTTCAAGCGTGCGCGGAGGTTATCCAGGCGGGTCTGGGCATCGGCGAGTTTGCGCCGCATCAGGCGCACCAGGTCCGCTTCGAGCTTTTTCAGGCGCGCGAGTTGTTCGCGTTGGTCCGGGCTCAGCATCTCGGCGGCCGCTGAGGGGGTCGGC includes the following:
- a CDS encoding Crp/Fnr family transcriptional regulator; protein product: MLQQVEIFQGLSVEELEALAASSTSRSFPKNTVVIHENDPADSLFVIESGKVKVYCSDKNGKEFIMNTQGAGDYFGELALLDDSTRSASVRTVEKSSFCIIYKEDFNRVLDEHPNIGRQLVKNLAARVRKLTADVKSLALQDVYGRVANVLMDLSEERGDGTLYIPEKLTQQDIADRVGASREMVARILKDLTIGEYIRFEGRHIIINTRLPAKY